ctaAAATTGTATTaagttgcataataagttgcaactcGTTGTAATGACAGAAAAATGAGTCCCCCTGAGGGGCCAAAGCAAAATCAACAAGTATTGTAACCAAATGCAACCAACACCAACCAAAACTCAAAAACACACCATAAAAGTGTGGTGAAGAGGGAGGATGAAGATTAGGGTTTAGAAAAAGCTATCACCGGTGGGAGCAAAGGTCAGTCCATCCAACACCGTCGTTATAATCACCGATTCAAAGCTCGTCAAGAACACTGCAAAGATTGTACTCACTATGAGTATGTCTAGGGTTTTGCGATCGGGAAAAGTACGACGAAGCAATCATCGGATTAGAGAAATAGATAGAGAGAGAGcaagaagagatgaaggagaAGAAAGATGAAGCAGAGAGAGACAGAGAATGAGCGAGAAAGGGAAAGGGGAGAGGCAAGAATGAAGAACAGGTTCGCttgtttctttttctctcttGCTCAGGAAAGTGGTTTAAACTGTGGTAAATAAAGTACCGTACATATGCAAATACTTTGTAGTTttgtttaaaaagaaaaaaaatatgcaatttttgggagaagattatattattacaattaaaatattaaaaagaggTATACTTGGTAAatatctaataaaaatataatataaaattaatcgaACATTAGCACATGTTAATCGAAAATACATTAGCACAAAAGCGTTACTTTAGTTACAAAATCCCTCGATGAGTCCGTCACAGCGTTCCTCTCACCCGCCCGTCACCAAAATATTCCCCCACACATTTTAACTTCCAATTTACAGCTAGAACCTGGCTACCAAACAAATACTAAAAAAACCCACCTTTACACCCCCTGAAACATAAACAACTCCTACTAGGCTACTactcacacacacaaatatatatattaccgcTAAACCTCTTTACCGACCCAACAGCGCTCCTAAATCTCCGATCCCAATGGACACGTCATCGCCGCCGTCTCTCCCGCCCTTACCCAACCCCAAGCTCCGCCTCATGTGCAGCTACGGCGGCCAAATCATCCCCCGCGCCGACAAGAAATCTCTCTTCTACTCCTCCGGCGAGACCCGCATCGTCGCCGTTGATCGCCGCACCACTCTCTCGAATCTTAACACCTTCATGGCCCACCTCTCTCGGACTCTCTTTAACAACCGGCCCTTTAGTCTCAAGTACCAGATTCCCAGCGAAGATATCGACTCGTTGATCTCTGTTACCACTGATGAGGATCTGCAGAACATGATTGAGGAGCATGAGCGCGCAGGGAGCTCCGGTGCGCCGGGGCGCATCAGATTGTTCCTCTTCCCGACGAAGCCGGAGTCGGTGGGGACGGTTCTGCTGGACGCCAAGTCGGAGACGTGGTTTAACGATGCGTTGAAGAGTAGTATGATGATTAGAGGGCAGAGTGAGGATGTGGGCCATGGGTTGTTGGGGTTTGATGGGCTTGGGCTTTCCGATGATGGGcagggtggtggtggtggtgctgggGATGGGAAGGTTGGGTTGATGGATTTCGGGTCGGAGTCTATGGTGCTGGAGAATAATTCTTCGTTTGGGTCTACGGGTTCTTCGACCTCTATGTCGACTTTGCCTGCCATTGGGGCTTTTGCTGAGGAAGAGAAGAAGAAGGTGATTACAGTGGCTTCTTCGGGTTCACTTGATAGGTATAATTCCTATTTACATATATGTCTTTGTATCTCGTAATGTTTAATTGTTATGATATCTCCTAATGTTTAATTGTtatgattttaatgaatttgatTTATGATTTTGTATGGTTAATTCTTTTAGTGTTAGACACTGATAGTGAGTCTAATGCATATAATGATACATAAAATTGTCGCCCGGGAAGTTTATGGTTGCCAAAAATGAGGTATTGATGAAAAGTGGGAGCATTTTATTTGGCATTGTGTGCAGGAATGTTTAATTGTTATGTGTTATATGAGTTTGGTTTGATACAAAAATTGTCACTCGTAAGTTTATGGTTTCTAAAAATGAGATATCGATGAAATGTATGAGCATTGATATTTGGCATAGTATGCAGAAGTTTGGTTTGTTGAATGAGGTTTTGAAAACTGAAGACGTAAATAATGGTACATGTTGGTCGAGTTCTACTTCTATTACTATTTTATTGGAGCCTGAAAGTTATGATGTTGTGAGATGGACTTTGATGGCAAGTTCTTCACTAAATAGCCATCAATTTCTTGTCGTATTCAGTTACTCATGTTTTTGGAGTTAAATTAGATGCACTTTATTGCTACACGTGATATGAATATGCTCACTATGACGTCAAAGTGATGTTACAAAAGTATTTAGAAACATATGCCGTGTGCTATTTTGAAGAATTGATCACGTTTTGATTGTTCTGATAGGTGTGCATGTATGTCGTACCTTAGAGTCTGAGTTTGTCGTaccttaattagggttttgagtttaTGCTGTTACATTTAACCGATTTGAGCATGGAACATGTGAATAACTGATCGATTAGGGTTTATAACTTTGTATGGTTAATTCTTTTCGTGTTAGACACGGATAGTGAGTCTAATGCATATAATGATACATAAAATTGTCGCCCGGGAAGTTTATGGTTGCCAAAAATGAGGTACTGATGGAAAGTAGGAGCATTTTATTTGGCATTGTGTGCGGGAATGTTTAATTGTTATGTGTTATATGAGTTTGGTTTTTATAGGAATTGTAGGGAAGTTAAAAATTGGATCTTTTCGTGTTATATTACTATATATGGATGATCTAATGCATATATTGATACAAAAAATTGTCACTCGTAAGTTATGGTTTCTAAAAATGAGATATCGATGAAATGTATGAGCATTGATATTTGGCGTGGTATGCAGAAGTTTAATTTGTTGAATGAGGTTTTGAAAATTGAAGACGTAAATAGTGGTACATGTTGGTTGAGTTCTACttttattactattttattGGAGCCTGAAAGTTATAATGTTGTGAGATGGACTTTGACGGCAAGTTCTGCACTATACAGACATCAATTTCTTCTGGCATTCAGTTACTTATGTTTCTGGAGTTAAATTAGATGCCTTTATTGCTACACGTGATATGAGTATGCTCACTATGAAGTCAAAGTGATGTTACAAAGTGTTTAGAAACATATGCAGTGTTCTATTTTGAAGAATTGATCACGTTTTGTTTGTTCTGATAGGTTTAAATTATGCATGAGATACTTGTTGATTCCTGTCAAGATACTCCATCAGTCTTAAAGCAGAAATATAGACATCAATATAGTGAAGAACTTTGACGGCGAGTTCTTCACTATATAGACATCAATTTCTTGTCGTATTCAGTTACTCATGTTTTTGGAGTTAAATTAGATGCACTTTATTGCTACACGTCTCACTATGACGTCAATTGATGTTACAAAAGTATTTAGAAACATATGCCGTGTTCTATAGGTTTATATTATGCATGAGATACTTTTTGATTCCTGTCAAGATACTCCATCAGTCTTAAAGCAGAAAATAAAAATCCCCCCATCAATTTCCCGTTTACCTTATTATTTCATATTGGGGCagattaatcaaatattatctCCCTTGAATCACATCTTATCAAGGATAACAGAGTTGTTGGTGTGTTTGTGCATGTATGTCGTACCTTCGAGTCTGAGTTTGTCGTaccttaattagggttttgagtttaTGCTGTTACATTTAACCGATTTGAGCATGGAACATGTAAACAGCTGATCGATTAGGGTTTTTTCTCCCCCAAACTGCACTTCCAATTGCGCACTCCCACctatggttttttttttaatagaacaTTATGTGTATATCGACAAATGATTTTGCTTTTTATCTCTATTTTACTGGGTAAATATCCATCTCAGTGCCATGTATTGCCTCACATTAACCCATATCATATCACATTAGGCAagattaatcaaatattaattacCTGAGGTTATTTCTTATCAAGGATAAGTTTGGAGTAGCCAACAACTTTTTCTTCTATGATTATTTTTTTGCCCATGTTTGATGCACAAGAAGGGTGTGTGGCTTGACCGGATGGATAGCTGCTTTACTAATATAATGTGTCGACTCCCTCTGTTATTATATATTAGACATTTAAGGTTTTTGCACATTTACTATGGAGAGTGATAATTACAGATGAAATGCAATTAATATCTGGTAGAGTTTCCAATATATACCTCACAACATGGTGGAATACGTGAACACCACATAGTTCACACATTAATTAGATAAGGGGCAATAATGGAAACAattcactgatgaagcattggaATAGGAGAAcgtctaatatataaaaacaaatgatGGCTTCTAAAACAttatttatatagaaacaaaggGAGTAGTAATTGTGTGATCTCCAAACAGAAGAACACATTAATGATTTTGGAGCAATCCAGATTTAGAAAATAGATTTGGGCAGTATTCCCACATGAGCTTATATGCCCTATAGCTCAAGGAAATTTAGTTTGAGCTTATATGTTGCTTTTATTTGGTGCTAGAGGATATAAGGACCAACTATTTTGACGTGTTTTTTCCCACTTCTGCTCCATTTTGGCAGTAGCCAGGATTTAAAGCTTAGATGCATTTTCTTTTAGTATACCTATAATATGCATTTTCATATCAATTGTCTAATTGTTCATGTTTCCAGTGATAATAGTGTTGCAAGTGCTGTTTCTCATCCAAAAACTGGCTTTCATCAAGATCAAGCAGTTCACAACTCTTTCTCGGATGCTAAAGTATCTTCAAACGCTGATGTTAAAGTATCTTCAAGCCCTTTGAAACCGGAGAGTATCATCCTTGAACCTTCATCTTTGATCCAAATGAAAAATGCGGCTCAGGTGTCTTCATACCAGTTGCCTCTTGCACCGGAAGAAAAATTACATCAGCAGGTGCAGTACATTCACCCAGGTGGTCATTATGTGTCTCAATACCCAACAGGCCCATTGCCATTCTCACCTTACTATCCAGTGTATCAACCTCAggtccatcaacaacaacacaTCCCTTATTCACCTAATCCACCTAATCCTCCCTATCCAGTTTACTTATTGCCTATAAGGCCGACTCAATCTTACATGTCCTCTTCCCATAACTTGAATAATGCAGCAACCAATGCACCAAGCCGTCCTCCTTTGCATCCGCAAACTTCTTTGCTCGGCAACCAAGTATCCTATAGGGAAGTCACACCACAAGCTCCAGTTCTACCTGAACTAACCCCGGACAGTTATTGGAGTACTTCACCTTCCATTCAGAAACAACTTTTGGATCCCTTGGAACCATATCAACCATCACTCTCTGTGGTTTCTGATCCATTAGTTACTACCAACAGCGATGCTGAAATTGTTGTAGATGATCTTGCTTATGCTCAGATATACAAGAGTCAACCTCCAGCACCTGCAACGACTCCCCCCTATGAAGCTATGACCAATGTTTCAAAAGTATTGTTATCTGAGACTTCAGCCCCACTCCATGGGGCCTCACTGCAAAGTAAGAGACCTAATGTGTAGTGACAGTTTTCGTAGTGCCGGGCAAATTTACTTGTCTTTCCTATACTATTTTGTTTGTAAAAGTGTTGGCTGGATGATGAAGTCTGGAGTTTGACGTTTCTTTGATTGGTTTAtcaatttgtttattttgtttatttttttttacaagttCAAGTCAGATTTATGAAGGTACAAGGCTGttcatagtatttatagtagACATCTTATGTTTTTTGTATCAGCAACTCAGATTATGCATGTTGCACTCATTTTGACAGCTTATTTTCCGGATGGATTGATACACTACACATTTGGTGACCCCTCCGGTATACATTAGGATTTAGGGAgtaaatttcatattatttgtatttgatcaGTTTAGGGAATGTTATCAAATTTATGGGATTTAGGGAgtaaatttcatattatttgtatttgatcaGTTTAGGGAATGTTATCAAATTTATGGGCATGTTTGGGAACCAGAAACAACTTCTGCTTCTGGATTCTactattcttgactcgtttgtgtaaaaaaatagaagcacttttaagaagcttgAGAATAGTAGTTTCTCTGTCTAGCTTTTTTTCccaacattttattaacttatttacttctcgcTTCTACTccaatttttgtaatttaaacaagaattcacattttttaagttaacccaaacAACTCCTATATATGTTAATTCGAACTTGAAAATGTCTTGCATAAATGTTGGTTCATTtgaacttcaaaaaaaaaatatttattatatttgtatacagaatattagttatttttatttataaataacttttttaaaataataaatttctctaatttaaaaaatatcactGTAAATTGTCCTACAATTGATATATGTGAATAATCgatgtaattttataaaattattgtttttcaaaaGTCTAATAAATAAGTGTCaaaggaaaaaataataattaaagattGATCACCCAACCCgatattgtaaaataaatttatctcatatatttataagtgattattatattatctaaatatAGAGGACAaaagtttgaaaaaatttgtaaaCCATATTTAGGACTGTACTCGAATTGATGGAGAATTGGAGATGCTGAATTTCTGATTGCTTAAgatgtatttttaataaataaaataaaataattcatttaaaaattaaacaaaactaTGCAGAAAGATGAAAATAACTGAAAATCATTAAATAATCTATTTAATTAAgttattttccaaaaaaaattgaataattagattttttgaaaataaaacgTATAAAAAACTATGTAGAAAGATGATACCGATCTGAAATTTGTCGGTTTGGGCAGAGAAGCCAAGTCCGGTAGAGATTCAACTAACACAAATAATTTTGACAAGTATCATCAACTCCAATAGCATTACAATTATAATATCTTAAGAGATTTGAAAGTTCAATGCGGAGGAGAAGAACACAGAAAAGTTGAATCGAAATCAAACTCGAAGATGGACGTGGAGAAGGCGTCGCTGTGTAATTGCGTAGTGAATTTCCTGTTGGAGGAGAATTACTTGTTATCGGCTTTCGAGCTTCTTCACGAGCTTCTCGATGACGGTCGCGATGCTCACGCCATTCGCCTCAAAGAGTTCTTCGAGAATCCGTCTCAGTTTCCTCCCGATCAGATCTCTCGCTTCAATTCTCTCCGaggtctctctctccctctctccctccctccctcgctctctctctctccctctccctccctccctccctccctctctctctcgctcactCTCccgctctctccccctctctctcccccccctctctctcatcTCAGCATTATGAAGTTATATACATCTGTATTTAATTTCAACGTTGTTATGAGTATTATTCTTGCTATCAACTGTTTGTTGCACGTATAGACGAAATGAAATAGTCGTTGCTTTGATTTTGGTATGAATTTGTTCAACTTTGATTTTGGTATATTTGCTCAACTTATCAAAGAATGATCGTTAAACTTGTTTGTACGACACTTGATAGAACTAGACTTGGAAGTCGAAACACTGGATCACAATCTTTCGAGAGTGTTTGCTTCATTATGCTTCAGAAGTAGATTAAGTTTTACGAATGACTTCAGATTTATGATGTGCTGATGATGTGTGATTCTCTAGTGATATTTCTACTACTTTTTTTTAGCGGATAAATGCAATGTAAAATTGTAGTGTCTGCAATATTTGTATTTGGTTTGGACTGTATACAATAGCATATATAACATGCTCTAGGATTGATCTTCACTTAGAGGTTGTTGATCTTATGATTCAGTTTACTTTAGCCTCTATTTGTCTGTAAGTTCTAAAGTATTCGcttattttcctaattaacATCCTGCAATTTATGATTGAAGCATGGGACTTGGTCAATCTTTCTTGCCACTGCATACTAAAAGCCCTATGTTGAatctttttgatttttgatatgcTCAATTCTTAtgtaatttctttttaattcgTCGCACCAGTTGCAGACCCCCAAACTTTGCTAGAGGAAAAAGAAACACTGGTAGAGAAGCTAGCGATCGCGGAGTATGAACTTCGTTTAGCCCAAGAAGATGCTACAAAATTAAAGGGTGAACTGCAAAAGAAAACCGACATCACACCAAGTGAACTAAGCGGTACATCTCAACTCTGCTTCACATgcttttcttattttctttgaAGATGTGACACCTAGTCGATAGAGAATTTTCTTAGGCATA
This genomic window from Daucus carota subsp. sativus chromosome 7, DH1 v3.0, whole genome shotgun sequence contains:
- the LOC108195119 gene encoding protein PAL OF QUIRKY yields the protein MDTSSPPSLPPLPNPKLRLMCSYGGQIIPRADKKSLFYSSGETRIVAVDRRTTLSNLNTFMAHLSRTLFNNRPFSLKYQIPSEDIDSLISVTTDEDLQNMIEEHERAGSSGAPGRIRLFLFPTKPESVGTVLLDAKSETWFNDALKSSMMIRGQSEDVGHGLLGFDGLGLSDDGQGGGGGAGDGKVGLMDFGSESMVLENNSSFGSTGSSTSMSTLPAIGAFAEEEKKKVITVASSGSLDSDNSVASAVSHPKTGFHQDQAVHNSFSDAKVSSNADVKVSSSPLKPESIILEPSSLIQMKNAAQVSSYQLPLAPEEKLHQQVQYIHPGGHYVSQYPTGPLPFSPYYPVYQPQVHQQQHIPYSPNPPNPPYPVYLLPIRPTQSYMSSSHNLNNAATNAPSRPPLHPQTSLLGNQVSYREVTPQAPVLPELTPDSYWSTSPSIQKQLLDPLEPYQPSLSVVSDPLVTTNSDAEIVVDDLAYAQIYKSQPPAPATTPPYEAMTNVSKVLLSETSAPLHGASLQSKRPNV